TCGTCGGTGTCCTGGAAGTCCTCGCTGACCAGGTGGCTGGCGTTGGTGTAGTTGACGACGTACTCGCGGAAGTCGAGCTCGTTCTGCAGCACGTAGTTGACGATGCCGCCGAGGAACGCGATGTCGGTGCCGACGCGGATCGGGACGAACGTGTCCGCGATCGCGCTCGTGCGCGTGAAGCGCGGGTCGACGTGGATCACCCGGGCGCCACGCTTCTTGGCCTCCACCACCCACTGGAAGCCCACGGGGTGGGCCTCGGCCATGTTGGAGCCCTGGATGATGATGCAGTCAGCGTTGGCCAGGTCCTGCTGGAAGGTCGTGGCGCCGCCGCGTCCGAAGCTGGTCCCCAGACCGGGGACGGTGGCGGAGTGTCAAATACGGGCCTGGTTCTCGATCTGTATCGCGCCCATCGCCGTGAAGAGCTTCTTGATGAGGTAGTTCTCCTCGTTGTCCAAGGTCGCTCCGCCCAGGCTGGCGATGCCCATGGTGCGGCGGACCTTGCGGCCCTTCTCGTCGTGCTCCTGCCAGGTCTCCTTGCGCGTCTTCATCACGCGGTCGGCGACCATCTCCATGGCGGTCGAGAGGTCGAGGTCCTCCCACTCGGTGCTGTAGGGGCGGCGGTAGCGGACCGTGGTCTCCCGCAGCTCGCTGGTCACGAGGTTCTTGCTCGCCGAGCCCTTCGGGCACAGTCGCCCGCGGTTGACGGGTGAGTCGGGGTCGCCCTCGATCTGCACGATCTGCTCGTCCTTGACGAAGATCTTCTGCGCGCAGCCCACCGCGCAGTAGGGGCAGACGCTGTTGGCGACCCGGTCGGCGGTGGCCGTCCGCGGGGTGATCTCGTCGGTCCGCTTGGACCGCGCCGCGGAGCCGCGACCGAGGAAGTCCTTGCCGGTGAGCTGACGCAGCACGGGCCACGGCAACAACGAACGCCTGGTCATCGACCACCTCCGGGTTGGCTGGAGTCGACCGTATCCGGTTTGCGGTCCTTTGGCACCCGGGTGATGAACGTCAGCAGCACCGAGGCGACGGCGACGGCACCGATGACGGTGTAGGCCAGCGTGTAGGCCTCGTCGCTGCCGATGAGGCTCGAGGCCACGATCGGCCCGACGACGCCGCCGAGGCTCCAGCCGATGAGCATCAGGCCGTAGATGGCGCCGGCGTTGCGGACGCCGAAGAAGTCGCCCGCGGTCGCTGGCATGGTGCCGAAGCCACCGCCGTAGCAGAGGTAGATGACCGAGGCGAGCACGACGAAGAGCACCGCGTTGCTGGCGTGGGGCAGGACGATCAGGCACACGCCCTGCAGCCCGAGGATCAGTGCGAAGGTCGGCATCCGACCGATGTAGTCGGAGATCGTCGCCCACACGATCCGGCCGGCACCGTTGAAGACGGCGAGGACGCCGACCACGGTGGCCGCACCGGCAGCGCTGAAGCCGGCGATGTCGGTCGCGCTCGCGGCGGCCTGCGAGATCAGGGCGATGCCGGCACCGACGCTGAGCGTGAGGATGGCGGTGAGGAGATACCACTGCGGTGTCCGCAGCGCCTCGCCCTGGGTGTAGTCCTTGCCGGCGGTCCCGCTCTCCCCGCCGCCTGAGTCGTGGCCTGGGACGGTGTAGCCCTCCGGCGGGTTGCGGAAGAACGACGCACCGATGAGCGACATGATCAGGTAGGCGATGCCCAACGGGAGGAACGCGTTGGCCGGGTCGTCGGGGTTGCGGTCGATCAGCCACTGCGCGACCGGCGAGGTTGCCACGGCGCCGAAGCCGAACCCGCCGACGGCCAGTCCGGTGATGAGGCCGGTCTTGTCGGGGAACCACTTCTGCAGCATCGCGATCGGGACGATGTAGGCCAGTCCGAGACCGAAGCCGCTGATGACGCCGTACCCGAGGATCACCAGCCAGTAGGTGTCGGCGCTGTTGGCGAAGGAGGCGAGGATGATGCCGGCGGAGTAGACGACGCCGCCGATGATCGCCACGGTGCGGGGTCCGCGCAGGTCCTGCAGCCGGCCGCCGAGGTAGGTGCCGACGAAGATCATCCCGATCGTCACCGTGAACGGCAACGAGGACTGCAGCTTCGACACCTCGAAGTTGTCGGCCTCCTCGAACGCGCCTCCGAAGACCGACCACGCGTAGACCGCACCGATCGAGAACTGCAGCAGGAGGGCGGCAGCGACCAGCAACCAACGGAAGCGACCCGGCGTGACGTCGTTGTCTGCCATGCGGGGGCCCTACCCAGGCGGATGCCGGGTCATGCGCCCGCGCTGTGACTCAGCGCACGACGATGGCGTGCTCGCCGCGCTGGACCACCTCGCCGACGACCGGGTAGCCCGGGATCTCCCCGACCACCAGCAACCCTCCGGAGGTCTGGGCATCCGCGAGCAGGACGAGCTCGTCCTCGCTGACGGCGCTGTCGAGGTCGGGCTGCACCCAGTCGAGGTTGCGCCGGCTGCCGCCGGGGACGAAGCCCTCGGCGAACGACCTGCGGGCCCCTTCGACGTACGGCACCGCGGCGGCGTCGATCACCGCGGTCGTGCCGGAGGCGCGCATCATCTTGCGGAGGTGGCCCAGCAGCCCGAATCCGGTGATGTCGGTGGCGGCACGCAGCCCGAGCGCCACCGCCTGCTCGCTGGCCTCGCGGTTGAGGGTGGTCATCACGGCGACCGCCTCCGCGAACCACTCACCGGTCGCCTTGTGCCGGTTGTTGAGGATGCCGACGCCGATCGGCTTGGTGAGGGTGAGCGGAGTGCCGGGCTCGGCGGCGTCGTTGCGCAGGAGCTTGTCGGGGTGGGCCAGGCCGGTGACGGCGACGCCGTACTTCGGCTCGGGGTCGTCGATGCTGTGGCCGCCGGCGAGGTAGGCGCCCGCCGCCGCGCACACCTCTCCCCCGCCACGCAGCACCTCGGCGGCGAGCTCGAAGGGGATCTTGTCGCGCGGCCAGCCGAGCAGGTTGACGCCGACGATCGGCGTACCGCCCATGGCATAGACGTCCGACAGCGCGTTGGTGGCGGCGATGCGACCCCACTCGAAGGCGTCATCGACGACCGGGGTGAAGAAGTCGGCGGTGGCGATGACGGCCTGGTCGCCCGAGATGCGTACGGCGGCCGCGTCGTCGCCGTGGTCGAGTCCGACGAGCAGGTCACCGCCCGCCAGGCTGTTGGGCAGACCGGCCAGCACCGCCTCGAGCTCCCCCGGCGGGACCTTGCAGGCACACCCGCCACCGGCGGCGAACTGGGTCAGGCGAACGCGCTCGTCGGTCGTCATGTGCCCGAGGGTACGGTGACGGCGGAGGCGTACCTCGTCTGGTGACGGGCGCGGTCCTCAAAACCGTAGGGGGGCAGTAGCTGTCCCCGGCGGGTTCGATTCCCGTCCGCCTCCGCCAGGTCTTCTGGGGCGTTTGGGCGGCCCTCCCCCGGGGCATCGACTCCGAGCCCTCAGCAGCGGAGCAGTCACCGGATGCTCAGCATCCCGCGCAGACGGGGATCGTCATGGTCGCCGCGTTCATCATCCTCCTGGCCCTGCTGCCGCCACGGTGATCCTCCACGTGGTCGTCCCGCGGCTCGACCGAGGACCCCGGCACACCACGCGACGCCACTGACCTCGGGGACCCGCCTGCTGGCTAGCATGCTGCGGGTGGAGGATCCTCGACGACACGTGCCCCGCACCGACGAGGTCCTGGCCGATCCGCGCCTGGTCGGGGCAGCCGACCGGCTGGGGCCGGGGCTGGTGAAGCAGGTGGTCCTCGAGGCGCTCGCCCGGTGCCGCACGGGCGAGCTGTCGCCCGGCGAGGTCGCCGACGCCGCGGTGGCCGGGTTGCCGTCGGCGGCGACGACGCTGCGGTCGGTCATCAACGCCACGGGCGTCGTGGTCCACACGAACCTGGGCCGCGCCCCGCTCTCGTCCGCTGCGGTCGACGCCATGACCATCGCGGCCGGCGCGACCGACGTCGAGCTCTCGCTCGCCACCGGACGCCGGGACCGTCGTGGTCGCGGCACACTCGCAGCCCTGGCGGCCGCGGTGCCGGCTGCGGGCGGCGTACACGTGGTCAACAACGGCGCCGCGGCCCTCGGCCTGGTGACGCTCGCACTCGCGGCAGGTCGCGAGGTCGTGGTCGCCCGCGGCGAGATGGTCGAGATCGGCGACGGCTTCCGCATCCCCGAGCTGCTGGAGTCGATCGGCGCGCGGCTCGTCGAGGTCGGCACCACCAACCGCGTGCGGCTGGCCGACTACGAGGCGGCGTTGAGCGAGCGGACGGCGTTCGTCCTCAAGGTCCACCCGTCCAACTTCGTCGTGGAGGGCTTCACCGCGGCCGTGGGCGTGCGCGAGCTCGCCGGGCTGCCCGTGCCGGTCGTCGTCGACATCGGGTCCGGTCTGCTCCGTCCCCATCCGCGGCTGCCGCAGGAGCCGGACGCCGACTCGGCGCTGCGTGCCGGGGCGACGATCGTGACCGCATCGGGCGACAAGCTGCTCGGGGGCCCGCAGGCGGGGCTGCTGCTCGGCGACGCCGAGCTCGTCGAGCGACTGCGCCGCCACCCGTTCGCCCGCGCCCTGCGCGTCGACAAGCTGACGCTCGCTGCGTTGGAGGCGACGCTCACCGGTCCGACACCGCCGGTCGCGGCTGCGCTGGCCCGCATGCCCGACGACCTGCTGGCTCGTGCGCAGCGGATCGTCGAGGAGCTGGCGACGGTCCCCGGCCTGGCGGTCGAGGCCGTCGTGACGGCGGGAGCGGTCGGCGGTGGCGGCGCTCCCGGCGTCGAGCTGCCCAGCGCCGCGGTGTCGTTGCCCGCGGGGTTGGCAGAGCCGCTGCGCACCGGTGACCGGCCGGTGGTGGGACGCGTGCACGACGGTCGCCTCCTGCTCGACCTGCTCGCCGTGGACCCCGCGGACGACCCGGTGCTGGTGGAGGCCGTACGCCGATGCACGTGATCGCCACCGCAGGACACGTCGACCACGGCAAGTCCACGCTGGTCAAGGCGCTGACGGGCGCCGAGCCCGACCGGCTCGAGGAGGAGCGGCGCCGCGGCCTGTCGATCGAGCTCGGCTACGTCTGGACGACGCTGCCGGAGGCCGGCGAGGTGGCGTTCGTCGACGTACCGGGTCACGAGAAGTTCCTGCGCACGATGCTCGCCGGCGTCGGTCCGGTGCCGGCGGTGCTCTTGGTCGTCGCCGCCGACGACCCGTGGATGCCGCAGGCCGCCGAGCACCTCGCCGCCCTCGACGCCCTCGGCGTCTCCCACGGCGTGGTCGCCGTGACGCGCTCCGACCTCGCCGATCCAGCTCCGATGCTGGCGCGCGCCCGGGAGGAGGTCGCACGCACCTCGTTGCGGCACGCGCAGGTGCTGGCCGTGAGCGCCGCGACCGGTGCGGGACTGGACGAGCTGCGCACGGCGTTGGCGGCGCTGCTGGGACGGATGCCGGCACAGGACCCCGGCACCGATGTCCGCATCTGGGCCGACCGCGCCTTCCACGCCCGCGGTGCAGGCACCGTCGTCACCGGGACGCTGCCCGCCGGGACCGTGCGGGTCGGGGACCGGTTGGCGACGGGTGACGGGACTGTCCGGGTCCGGGGCGTGCAGGCGCTCGGCACCCAGCGCGATCAGGTATCCGGAGTCGCTCGGGTCGCGCTCAACGTCGTCGCCGACGACAAGGTCGAGATCGAGCGGGACACCGTGCTCGTCACCCCGGACGCGTGGCACTTCACCACCTCGGTCGACGTCCGGGTCGTGGGCGACGGCGCGCTGCCGGAGCACCCGGTCCTGCACATCGGCGCGACCTCGATGCAGGTGCGCGCACGGCGCTTCGACGACGCGCACGCCCGGCTGACCCTGGATCGCGCCCTGCCCCTGCGCATCGGTGACCGCGCCCTCCTGCGCGACCCCGGCACCCGCGAGCTGTGGGGCGTCCGCGTCCTCGACCCGTCGCCCCCGGCGCTTCGTCGCCGGGGAGCGAGTGCCCGACGAGCACAGGTGCTCGCCGACCTCGACGACCGACCCAGCCTCGCCTCCGAGCTCGAGCGGCGCGGCGTCGCACCGGCCGACCTGCTGCGGCGGATCGGCGTACCGGTGCCTGCGGAAGCCGACGAGTGGTTGGTCGGTGACCGTGCGCGCAGGCTGATCGCCGAGCGGATGGTGGCGGTCGTGAAGGCGTACGACGACCAGCACCCGCTCGAGCCGGGGATGGCGCTGCCCGCCCTGGCGCGTGCCCTGCGGCTCCCCTCGCCCGAGCTCGTCGGGCGGCTCATGCCGCAGGAGCTCCGCCTCGAGCAGGGCCGGGTGACCGCAACCGCGCCGCGGATCGGGTTGCCGGACGCGATCGAGCGCGGCGTCGCTGCCGTCGAGACGGACCTGGCCCAGGAACCCTTCGCCGCCCCCACCGCGGACCGCTTGCGCGAGCTCGGCCTGCACCACAAGGCGATCGCCGTCGCCGCACGCGCCGGTCGGCTGCTCGATCTCGGGGACGGCATCGTGCTGCTCCCCGACGCAGCGAGTCGTGCGGCCGCGTGGTTGAGCGAAATCCCCCAGCCCTTCACGACCAGCGAGGCGCGTCAGCGACTGGGCACCAGCCGCCGGGTCGCGCTCCCCCTGCTCGCACACCTCGACCGCGCCGGGCTCACCACGCGGCACGCCGACGATCGCCGCAGCACAACCGGTCATCGAGTAGCCGGAGGCGCCTGAGCTCGCGAAGGCGGCACCGGCGTATCGAGATGCAGTGGCGACTCAGCGCAAGCCCATCAAGGTGATCAGCTCCCACGCCGTGTGCGCAGCGGCGAGCCCGGTCAGCCCCGCATGGTCGTACGCCGGGGCCACCTCGACGACGTCCGCGCCGACGATGTCCAGGCCGCGGAAGAGCCGCAGCAGCGTGAACATCTCGCGCGTGCTGAGGCCGGCCACCTCCGGCGTACCGGTGCCGGGCGCGTGCGCCGGGTCGAGCACGTCGATGTCGATGGAGACGTAGACCGGCCGGTCGCCGAGGCGGCGGCGTACGCGCTCGGCGATCGCCTCGACCGAGCTGGTCGCGAACTCCTCGCTGCGGATGAGCGCGAAGCCGGCGCGCGCGTCGTCCTCGAGCTCCTCGGGCCCGTAGACGCCGCCACGGATACCGACGTGCTGGCAGTGGTCGAGGTCGAGCAGGCCTTCCTCGGCCGCGCGACGGAAGGGTGATCCGTGCCAGATGTCGGCGCCGTGCAGGACGTCCCAGGTGTCGAGGTGTGCGTCGAAGTGGAGCACGGCCAGCGGCCCGTGGTGCTTGGCGGCGGCCCGCAGCAGCGGCAGCGCGACGGTGTGGTCTCCGCCGAGCGCGACGACCCGCGCCCCGGCGTCGGTGAGCCGCTCCGCGTGCGCCTGGATGTCGTCGATCGCGGCGGGGATGTCGTAGGGCCCGACCGCGACGTCACCGGCGTCGACGACCTGCAGGTCGCGGAACGGGTAGGCGTCGTGGATCTGGTGGTAGGGGTGCAACTGCCGGGAGTTCTCGCGGATGTGCGACGGACCGAACCGCGCACCCGGGCGGAAGCTCGTGCCGGCGTCGAACGGGATGCCGAGCACCGCGATGTCGGCGCGTTCCACGTCCTCGATGCGCGGGAGCAGCGCGAAGGTCGCGATCCCGCCATAACGCGGCATCCCGGGCTCGTCCCGCTGACCGATGATCATCGCCACGCCATCCTCTCGTCGCCGCGCGGATCCTCGACCACCGCGGAGTTGGTCTCACGGAAGACCATGACCGGTCGCTCGACGTCGTACGTCGCCCAGCCCGGGTCGCCGTCGCGGGCGAAGCGCACCCAGGCGGCGTGCATGGTGTCGGCCAGGGTCTGCGGTGCCTGGGGCCCGGCCAGGTCGGCGGCGTGGGGTGCGCGCAAGGTGTCGAAGACGAACGGGATCTCCATCGCGTGGGCCGCGCCGAGTCCCAGGTGGGGGTTCTGCCAGGCGAACTCATAGACCCACGCGGGACCGTCGTGGGCGTCGACCAGGTCGAGCGCCGGCAGCCGGAAGAACGCGTCGCTGAGGAGGGCGACGGCCACGTCGGCCGGTGTCGCGTCGGGACGGTTGGCGCGGTAGACCGCGATGATCTCGTCTGGCACTCCACGCGCCTGCGCCATCTTCGCCAGGCGGGCGTCGGTGATCTCGTCGACGAGCCCCTCGGGCACGAGGAAGAAGCGGTACTCCTCCGTCGTCGTCCCCGTCAGCAGCGGCACCTGCTGCGCGCTCCCGGAGCGGATGGCGGCGAGCGGGTGCTCGGGCAGGATCTCCCCGTCGACCACGGGCACGAACGCCATCTGCGCGGCTGCGATCGACTCGCCGTACTCCTTCGGGGCGGCGCTCACCGCGTTGCCCGCGGCGTTCTGTGCGGCGTTGAGCTCCTTGATGCCGACCGCCGCGATCTCCGTGGCTCGCGGCTCCACACCGAGCTGGCGCGCAACCTCGTCGGTGACGCGTGCTGCGTCTTCGGGCGTCGCGGCGGCCTGGGCCGCGCCGCTCTGCGCGACGGCTCCGGCGAACAAGCCACGTGCGCTGGGCATCGCCATCAGGCTGACGACGCTCATCGCCCCGGCGGACTCGCCGAAGATCGTCACGCGGTCCGGGTCGCCACCGAAAGCGGCGATGTTGTCGCGCACCCACTCCAGCGCCGCGACCTGGTCGAGCAGGCCGCGGTTGACCGGCGCCGGCGCGTCGGGCAGGTAGCCGAACCCGTCCACACCGAGGCGATAGTTGATCGTCACCAGCACCACGCCGTCGCGGGCAAAGGCGCTCCCGTCATACATCCCGGCTGCGCTGTTGCCCATCGTGAACGCGCCACCGTGGATCCACACCATGACCGGCAGCCCGGCCGCATTGTCCGGGGTCCACACGTTGAGCGTCAGCCAGTCATCACCGGGGATCGAGGGCTGGTGCAGGATCCGGGCGTACGGCGGGCTGTACCCCGGCGAGGGCGGGGTGGGCCCGAACTCCAGCGCCGCGCGTTCCCCATCCCACGGGTCCGGAGGGACCGGGGCGGCGAAGCGCCGCTCGCCGACGGGGCTGGCGGCGTACGGGATGCCGAGGTAGCGGGCGACGCCATCCTCGACCGTGCCGCGCACGCGGCCCTGACGTGTCTGCACGACGGGTTCCATCCGGGTCACCGTAGCTGTCCCATCCGCGCGAGCGCCCACTTCCAGTCGATGCGCTCCTGCTCCAGTCGCACCTGCTCGCCGTGACGATCGGTCACGAGGTCCTCATAGAGGTCGCGCTCAGCGCTCGTCAGCCGAGTGAGCTGGGAGCGGGCGGGGCTGGCCTCCCTGCCCCAGCGGTCGCGATGACCCAGCAGGGTCTCGCGATCCATCAGCACCGACTCGGCGTGCGGCAGCCAGGCGCGCAACCGATCGAGGATCGCGAAGCCGTGGGTGTCGAGATCTCCCCAGTAGGCCACCGGGACCCCGGCCAGCCAGGGCAATCGTCCGATCCGGTCGACCTCGAAGCCCTTGCCCCACAGCACCATGCCGCGTTCGGGCACGGGCACGCTGAGGTAGGTGATCTCGTTCTCCACGATCAATGCCGACTGCGGCCGCAGGCCCCAGCGGGCGAGCTCGTCGACCCGGACCGCGACCTCGCTGAGCGACGCAGGCAACCCGACGTCGGCCCCGGCCCGCAAACGCACGAACTCCGCCTTGCTCCGCAGTCCCAGGTCGGCGACGAACGCGCGAGCACTGCCACCGACCTCCAGCATCGAGGCCAGCACCGCTCGGTGCCGCTCGGCGAACTTTGTGTCGACGCCGGGCGCGCTGATCTCTCTCAGGTGGCGGCCGGATCCGCGATGCTCGTCCAGCCAGGAGTAGGCCGCCACCAACCCGGGCCAGACGTCGGCGACGGCGAGGGCGCGCACCGGATGACGCAGAACCCACGCGTGCAACGCGCCGGCACTCTCGGCCTCTGCGAGCATCGCAGTGAACCGCTCGACGTCGGCGCGCACACCGAGCAGCGCCCATGCCTGGTCGTAGGTCTGCAGCACCGCTCGCGTCGGGATCCGGTTGCGTCCGATGTGGCGACCACCGATGTCACCCCACACGAGCCCGTAGCGACTGTCGCCGCGTCGACCATCGTCGAGCTCAGCGATCCACGCACGCACGGCGTCCAGATCGTCGCCGATGTCGCCCGGTCGTGGTCCTCGCACGGGGACCTCGAGGACTCCGAACTCCTCCCCGGCACCGAAGGCACGCAACAGCGACCCGTCGTCCCAACGCCGGCGTACCTTGGCCGCGATGTCAGCGGGACGGGTCCACGGGTGCGCCATCAGCGGGTCGGGGCGCCCGGAGCGGCGCGGTGCCGATCGCGGCGAGCGTGGTATTCCTCGATGGTCATCGTCTGCAATCGCGAAGCGGTGCCGCCGGGATTGTCGACATAACCGATCGAGCGGACGTAGGGCTCGATCACGTGCACCTTCTGCAACGGCGTCACGATCAGCAGCTGCAGGCCGAGCTTGGCGAAGAGCTCGAGTGCGTAGCGGGTCGAGACGTCCGACCCGCGCCCGAATGCCTCGTCGATGACGGCGAACCGGAAGTCGCGCGAGGTCCGCGCGCCCCACTCGAGACCGAACTGGTAGGCCAGCGATGCCGCGAGGATCGTGTAGGCGAGCTTCTCCTTCTGCCCGCCCGACTTGCCGTCGGAGTCGGAGTAGTGCTCCCACTCCTCGTCGGACTCGAGGTCGCGCTCGGAGGCGGAGAAGACGAACCAGTTGCGGACGTCGGTCACCCGCCGGGTCCACGCTCGATCGGCGTCGGAGTAGCCCTCCCGTCCGCGGAACCGGTCGATGATCCGTTTGACGTCCAGGAACCGCTGCTCGGAGTACTGGTCGTCGTCCCCGACGAGCGTGTCGTCGGTGGCGGCACGCAGCTCGGCGCGGAAGGCGGCGACGTCCTGGTTGGGGGTCGGCTGCTTCTCGAGGCGGATGTAGCGACCAGGGTTGTAGGGGATGGCTCCCAGTGCGTCGTTGATCCGTCCGACGCGGACGTCGATCTCCTCGGCCTGCCGGCGCAGCCAGTTGCTGAACTGCGCCAGCTCGCGGATCGTGTTGGTGTTGAGTTGCCGCTTGAACTCCTGCTCGAAACGCGGCAGGTCATCGGTCGCGACCCGTTCGTGGAACGTCCGGAAGTCGGAACGCGCCTCCACGCTGGCGTCCATGTCAACCCCCGCCTCCGGCCAACGCCGCACGATGTCGTTCATGAGCTTGGTGAGGTTGAGCGCCAGACCGTTGAGCTCACCGCCGAGGCGTTCGACCCGTCGGTGCAGCTCCTCGCTCAGCCGATCCGCAGCCTGCCCACAATCCTCGGACCGCGTCGGGACCGCCCGACCGAGACGCTCGCGGAGCGCGGGGTACGCCGACCGGGCGGCATCGCGCTCTGTCTCCGGCCGGGAACCGACCTCCTGCTGGTCGCGGTCGCGCTCGCCCGCCTTGCGTTGCCGCTCAGCCTGCCACCGCGCCAACGCGCCGGTCAGGCGCTCGAGGGTGTCTCCGACCTCCTTCGTGGCGTCTTCGTTGGCTTGCAACGCCTCGGCGATCTCCTGCAACCGGTCGGAGCCGGCCGTGAGCCGGGCGCGCTCGGCGTCGGCGGTCGCCGCGCGGCTGTGCGCCGAAGCGACGTCGACGTCGGACCACGAGCGGTAGGCGTCGAGCCGGGCGAAGGCATCGCCGCGTCGCTGCACCTCGTCGCGCCGGTCCTGGACCCGCGCCACGTCCTCGTCGACAACCGCGCGCTGCTCGGCGACCTGCACGAGCTCGTCCTGCAAGGCAGTGACCTTGCGTTCGTTGGCCCATCCCAGGACCCAGCGACGCGGGTCGTCGACCGGATGACGATCGTCCTTCACGTGCCGCTCTCCGGAGCGGACCTGTCCGTGGAGGGTCACCGCACGTCGGTGGGCACGGAACTCGGCGAGGTCGACGGCACACCGGTGGTCGGCGCGCTTGATCAGCTCGGCGCGCAGGTAGTCGGCGAACGGACCGTCCTTGACCTCCAGACAATCGGCCAGCACCAACCCCTCGTGGTGGTCTCGCTGCAGCGGCACCCGCCGCGCCGCCACCCGTTCGTAGGTCAGGCGGGCGCCGACCAGGCGCCCGTGGGACCCACGCACCTGCAGCCGTCGCCCGTCCACCCACGCGCTCACCGCGTCGTAGTGCTCCTGCGGCACGAGCAACGACAGCGCGAACCCACGCAGCACGCGCTCGGCGGCGCCGCGCCACGCCGCGTGCTCGTCGGCGACGTCGAGCATCTCGCCGGCGTAGGGCAGCTCCGCCGTCGACAGGCCGAGGTCGGCACAGAGCGCAGCCCGCAGCTCGACGTACTCCGGAGGGAGGTTGTCGGTGCGTTGCCGCAGACTCTCGAGCTCCTGCTCGATGCCGGCGGCACGTGTCTGCAGGTCACGAGCGCGCCCGAGCTGCTCGGCGTACTCCGCGTCCAGGGTGCGTTTGACCTCGGCCAGGTCGGGTCGGGCGGAGGCCACGGTCGTGCGCAGTGCGGTGAATCCGGCCGCGTTGTCGATCGGCGCCTGTCCGGCTGCGGTCACTGCCTGATCGAAGTCGACCCGCCGGACCTGGCGCTCCTCGGCGAGCGCCCGCGCCTCGCGCGCCACCCGCTCCAGCTCGCTGATCCGGTCGCCGCCCGCCTGCGCGCGTTCGGCGATCAGTGCGTCACGCTCGTGCGACAGCGCCGCCTGGCTGCGACGGGCGTCGTCCTGCTCGACCTGAAGGCGGTCGGTCTCCTCCTTCAGCGCCTCGATCTCGGCGGTGAGCAGCTCGAGGCGCAGCTCGGCGACGAACTGGCGTACGGCGTCGCGCTGACGCTCGGTCTTGGCGCGCTCGTCCCAGGTCTCGTCGTAGCGGTCGG
The nucleotide sequence above comes from Nocardioides massiliensis. Encoded proteins:
- a CDS encoding Wadjet anti-phage system protein JetD domain-containing protein; this encodes MAHPWTRPADIAAKVRRRWDDGSLLRAFGAGEEFGVLEVPVRGPRPGDIGDDLDAVRAWIAELDDGRRGDSRYGLVWGDIGGRHIGRNRIPTRAVLQTYDQAWALLGVRADVERFTAMLAEAESAGALHAWVLRHPVRALAVADVWPGLVAAYSWLDEHRGSGRHLREISAPGVDTKFAERHRAVLASMLEVGGSARAFVADLGLRSKAEFVRLRAGADVGLPASLSEVAVRVDELARWGLRPQSALIVENEITYLSVPVPERGMVLWGKGFEVDRIGRLPWLAGVPVAYWGDLDTHGFAILDRLRAWLPHAESVLMDRETLLGHRDRWGREASPARSQLTRLTSAERDLYEDLVTDRHGEQVRLEQERIDWKWALARMGQLR
- a CDS encoding ATP-binding protein → MSEGLFSAVELADASRAGYRLHHLEVFNWGTFDQRVWRFTADGDTALLTGDIGSGKSTLVDAVTTLLMPSHRISYNKAAGAESKERTLRSYVEGHYKSERLESSGVSRAIGLRQDGATYSVILGVFTNGGYDETITLAQVFQQRERAGQPYRFYVTAPKALEIAGDFADFGTDLRDLRRRLRAGGAEVFDDFPKYSTALRRLLGIRSEQALELFHQTVSMKSVGNLNEFVRDHMLEPADATGRVRDIIAHFDDLTRAHDAVKRAREQLEALTPIVALADRYDETWDERAKTERQRDAVRQFVAELRLELLTAEIEALKEETDRLQVEQDDARRSQAALSHERDALIAERAQAGGDRISELERVAREARALAEERQVRRVDFDQAVTAAGQAPIDNAAGFTALRTTVASARPDLAEVKRTLDAEYAEQLGRARDLQTRAAGIEQELESLRQRTDNLPPEYVELRAALCADLGLSTAELPYAGEMLDVADEHAAWRGAAERVLRGFALSLLVPQEHYDAVSAWVDGRRLQVRGSHGRLVGARLTYERVAARRVPLQRDHHEGLVLADCLEVKDGPFADYLRAELIKRADHRCAVDLAEFRAHRRAVTLHGQVRSGERHVKDDRHPVDDPRRWVLGWANERKVTALQDELVQVAEQRAVVDEDVARVQDRRDEVQRRGDAFARLDAYRSWSDVDVASAHSRAATADAERARLTAGSDRLQEIAEALQANEDATKEVGDTLERLTGALARWQAERQRKAGERDRDQQEVGSRPETERDAARSAYPALRERLGRAVPTRSEDCGQAADRLSEELHRRVERLGGELNGLALNLTKLMNDIVRRWPEAGVDMDASVEARSDFRTFHERVATDDLPRFEQEFKRQLNTNTIRELAQFSNWLRRQAEEIDVRVGRINDALGAIPYNPGRYIRLEKQPTPNQDVAAFRAELRAATDDTLVGDDDQYSEQRFLDVKRIIDRFRGREGYSDADRAWTRRVTDVRNWFVFSASERDLESDEEWEHYSDSDGKSGGQKEKLAYTILAASLAYQFGLEWGARTSRDFRFAVIDEAFGRGSDVSTRYALELFAKLGLQLLIVTPLQKVHVIEPYVRSIGYVDNPGGTASRLQTMTIEEYHARRDRHRAAPGAPTR